TAAGATGGAGCACAGCTGCAGTGTTGTTCTTGATTTGTGAGTGTgaaaatgatgacatcactgaagcCTTCAGCCTCAATCGATTGAAATtattaagagatacattattaaTGATGGTGGTTGTTTGGGTGTGACTCCTGAAGATCTCTATgtactattttcatttttcatctggaaaaacaaacacatttacttactccttgtgtttgtgagaggattgtaagaggtgtgtgtgtgcactttggatgggttaaattcagagcatgaattctgagtatggttcaccGTACTTGgatgtatgtcacttcactttttcagtgtgcaaatgtaaaataaagacttGAGTACAATCAATAATCATGgtgttcctcttttttttctttttctgaaacaTTGAACCATCCAGGGTTTAATAATATTTGAGGTTAATAAATAATCCCTTTCTAACGTCTGCAAGCCATCTATAGACAGACAGAACCCCAGTACAGTGCGTCTTCACTCTCTAAATGTTCAGCATCTTCTGTATGTAGGACCCTTCAGCCCCCATTTGGAGTCTATTTGGTGCCATTATTAAACCCACAATGCCCAATGGATGAGATACTGTAGTCAGAAAGTTTAGAAAGAGACAATGTTTTGGGTGTGTCCaaaattttaatttcataacACAATTTTATGATCACTTTTTCAGGAGCCTTATGTCATATTCAGAAGATATGAGAAATGAATAATATCAGTAGATCACATAGAGTTTCAGAtaacaattttaacatttttgtaatcACGTCAGAGCTAACTGCAGAGTGAAATATGACATGGATTAACAAACATAATgcattttggaaaatattttgttattttacccAGGAATTATTTTATCATGACCAAAAGGATGATTTACTACAAAGTTCATTTAGGTTTATAGTTAAACATTAAATCAATTTGGCAAACACTCTGGGTTAAGAGAAATAATTCAATTCTATCAATGTGTTCAACAACCTGGAAATGCATAACAAAAATACAGACTAAGACAAGAAAAATCAAACAATGAGAcatctgtaaatgtaaacattcacAATGCAAGCCGGAAAAAGTATGTGAATCCCTAAACTAAAGATTTCAAACCTGCAGTCAATCACTGAGATGAGATTAGAGGTGTTTGTGCTGCACTGgaacaaaaacacatacacatttttGAGTTTGTTATTCAGAAGAACTACTTCCTGAAACATGCAAGAACACCTACGGTTTTGTCTTAAAGCTTCACTGCGGTTTTTGTATCTTTCTATCTATACCTTATTAGAATCCAGAAGTTCTTCCTGAAGTGAGACGATCCGTAGTAGTACAGCAGAGGATCCAGGAAAACACTTGAGCttcctacacacacagacaacaggTAAGCAATATATGAAGAATCCCCGCTGTGGCTTTCAGTAGCTAAATAAACACAGTGGTACAACAGGATGCCATTGGTTGGTGCAAAGCATGTGAGAAACTCTGTCAGCACGGCGCTAGTCATAATCACAGCTCTCCTTCGGATGTCTGAAGATGAGGATGATGTTGCAAAGGAATTAGATTTTACACTCAGCACATATATGATGGTTGAGTAGCTCACTAAGGTGACGACAAGCGGCAAGAAGAAGTAGAGGCAGGAGAGGATGGAGAATTGATACGCATACAGTTGTGTGCGATATTGCACATCATGGCAGGTAACGCCCACATCCTCAATGTTGAGTGTTTGTCTCTCTAAGAGAAGCGGCATGGTACCAGCGAGCGCCAGCAGCCAGACTAAGATGCATATGCATGTGGCTTTCCTTGAACTCCTCCAGGTCAGAGATGCGATGGGAAATGCCACGGCCAGTAGTCTGTCCAAACTCGTGCACATCATCAGCAGTATGGAGCAGTACATGTAGCAGTAGTACGCTGCAGTGATCAAGCGACACGCCGCCTCACCGAACACCCAATCTGAAGCATTCATCTGGTAGTGGATCTTCAGAGGCAGCAGCAGGGTGAAGAGCAGATCCACACACGCCAGGTGAGTCATGTAGATCACTGCTGGTTTCTTCTCTCGAATCTTACAGGTGAACGTGACGAAGGCCAAAGCGTTCAGGGGCAAACCgatgaagaggaagatgatgtAGAACGAGGGCATGATGCGTGTGACCAGCAGGCCTTTGAGGAAGTTAACAGACTCATCTGAGATAATAAATATGTTCGGGACAGTGCATATTTCTACATTCGGATGAGTGCTGTTGGAAAGCTTGCCAAAATGTTGTAGTACTTTTATAAGTTGAGGATGAAAacctgtaaaaataacaaaaaccatCAGTGAAAGTTCTCGTGAGGCacattatactgtataaaaaGTTTTGATGCAGGCTTTaagtgaaacaaacaacaaaaactaccAAAGGCTTGACATACTGTATGAATAAACACTGCCACATTAAGGATTTATGTATCTCAGTTTCTTTGTTGAAGTATAAAATGGAAATacattagtaaacattaacaagcacattatttcatgtttctatgtgaatatataataactAATGATCCATTAAGCATTAGATAATGCTTGGTAAtgattaatgaaagttattataaagtgctaccaactaatccatatgaattgagcggtttaatccaagtcttggGAAGAGATACATTCCCTGTATATGATGAAGAAACTGTTGTGTTCGTATTTAGGTGTGGACAGAATCTCCTCAGTTAACAGTATAAATATAGTTTTACTTTGCGTTTCACAGATTAAACAATCTTTTGGGTTtgtaatgtgtaatgtgtaaCACCTCTACTTTGTGCTTCAGTCCTTAAAATCTTCACTGAATAATTGATGTCATCAGTTGGCACATCAGTCTGTTCATTACTGCTTATAGAGCTCTCTGCAACCAAACAGGCCAAAACACCATCAGTGAAACACAAGCTACTAAAGGGAATTGGGTCGCATTTGCAATGTTAGGCTGAA
This genomic stretch from Carassius gibelio isolate Cgi1373 ecotype wild population from Czech Republic chromosome B21, carGib1.2-hapl.c, whole genome shotgun sequence harbors:
- the LOC127985892 gene encoding proteinase-activated receptor 1-like, translating into MVFVIFTGFHPQLIKVLQHFGKLSNSTHPNVEICTVPNIFIISDESVNFLKGLLVTRIMPSFYIIFLFIGLPLNALAFVTFTCKIREKKPAVIYMTHLACVDLLFTLLLPLKIHYQMNASDWVFGEAACRLITAAYYCYMYCSILLMMCTSLDRLLAVAFPIASLTWRSSRKATCICILVWLLALAGTMPLLLERQTLNIEDVGVTCHDVQYRTQLYAYQFSILSCLYFFLPLVVTLVSYSTIIYVLSVKSNSFATSSSSSDIRRRAVIMTSAVLTEFLTCFAPTNGILLYHCVYLATESHSGDSSYIAYLLSVCVGSSSVFLDPLLYYYGSSHFRKNFWILIRYR